The window CGGGGTAAGTGGCATCCCTATGAAGTACCGCAATATATTGATGCTCTGCTAGATGGCGTTGCTTTAATAAATCCTTGAGCAATGTAAGCCATTGAGCCGTAGATAAAGTATCTCCTTGTGCTGGAGAAATGCTAAGGTGATACACTGGCTTTTTGACT of the Planktothrix tepida PCC 9214 genome contains:
- a CDS encoding relaxase/mobilization nuclease domain-containing protein; amino-acid sequence: MEKPNAELMMTNVASAYGELTDLAKAFRVTAATNPRVKKPVYHLSISPAQGDTLSTAQWLTLLKDLLKQRHLAEHQYIAVLHRDATYP